The Flavobacterium faecale genome has a segment encoding these proteins:
- a CDS encoding isoprenyl transferase, whose amino-acid sequence MNLLDKIDKDNLPGHIAIIMDGNGRWAKKQGFFRAFGHERGSESVKDIIQTCFELGIQNLTLYTFSTENWNRPKLEVDTLMKILVKSLTKELVLLEEKKIRLTTIGNFDKLPDNAKKVIKGVVDRTKDHTKMTITLALSYGSREELVNVVKTISDKVKNNIISIDDIDDSVINEHLYTHDLPDVDLLIRTSGEHRISNFLLWQIAYAEFYFTDILWPDFKEQDLYEAIISYQKRERRFGKTSEQIK is encoded by the coding sequence ATGAACTTACTAGACAAAATAGACAAAGACAATTTGCCAGGACATATTGCTATCATTATGGATGGTAACGGTCGCTGGGCAAAAAAACAAGGGTTCTTTCGTGCATTTGGCCATGAAAGAGGAAGTGAGTCTGTAAAAGACATCATTCAGACTTGTTTTGAATTGGGCATTCAAAATCTTACTTTATATACGTTTTCAACTGAAAACTGGAACAGACCAAAACTAGAGGTTGATACTTTGATGAAAATCTTAGTAAAATCGCTAACTAAAGAACTGGTGCTGCTTGAAGAAAAGAAAATTAGACTGACAACGATTGGAAATTTCGACAAATTACCTGACAATGCAAAAAAAGTAATCAAGGGAGTCGTTGATAGAACAAAAGATCACACCAAAATGACTATAACACTAGCACTCAGCTATGGTTCTAGAGAAGAGTTAGTTAATGTGGTAAAAACAATCAGCGATAAAGTTAAAAATAATATAATTTCAATTGACGATATTGACGATTCAGTTATTAATGAGCATCTTTACACGCATGATTTACCAGATGTAGATTTATTAATTAGAACTAGCGGAGAACATCGTATTAGTAATTTTCTACTTTGGCAGATTGCATATGCCGAATTTTATTTTACAGATATATTATGGCCTGACTTTAAAGAACAAGATTTATATGAGGCTATTATTAGTTATCAAAAAAGAGAACGAAGATTTGGAAAAACAAGTGAACAAATTAAATAA
- a CDS encoding alpha/beta fold hydrolase yields MLYSKIEGEGKPLLILHGFLGMLDNWKTIGTQFSTEGFEVHMLDMRNHGRSMQSDDFNYEIMAKDIYDYCVGHNLEQVDVIGHSMGGKTAMLFACTYPEKVHKLIVADIGPKFYPQHHQTILAGLNAVDFSKKPSRSEVEEIIGNFITDFGTRQFLMKSLYWIEPGQLAFRFNLAVFNQKVNEIGVALPDNAFFNKPTLFIRGGNSKYILDADIENINVHFPDMKLETIPNAGHWLHAENPKLFHQFASDFLK; encoded by the coding sequence ATGCTATATTCAAAAATAGAAGGAGAAGGAAAACCGCTTTTAATCCTACATGGGTTTCTAGGAATGCTAGATAACTGGAAAACAATCGGAACGCAATTTAGTACCGAAGGTTTTGAGGTACACATGCTCGACATGCGCAACCACGGTCGTAGTATGCAATCAGACGATTTTAATTATGAGATCATGGCCAAAGATATTTATGATTATTGTGTTGGGCACAATTTAGAACAAGTAGACGTCATCGGTCACTCTATGGGAGGTAAAACCGCTATGCTGTTTGCTTGTACGTATCCAGAAAAAGTTCATAAATTAATCGTTGCCGATATCGGTCCGAAATTTTACCCACAGCACCACCAAACAATTTTGGCTGGTCTGAATGCTGTCGATTTTTCAAAAAAACCAAGCCGCTCAGAGGTTGAAGAAATCATTGGTAACTTTATCACCGATTTTGGTACCCGTCAATTTTTGATGAAGAGCTTGTATTGGATCGAACCGGGGCAATTGGCCTTCCGATTTAATTTGGCTGTTTTTAACCAAAAAGTAAATGAGATAGGAGTAGCGCTTCCAGATAATGCTTTTTTCAACAAACCAACACTTTTTATTCGTGGTGGAAATTCAAAATATATTTTGGATGCTGATATTGAGAACATCAATGTTCATTTTCCAGACATGAAACTGGAAACGATCCCAAATGCTGGACACTGGCTTCATGCTGAGAACCCTAAATTGTTTCATCAATTCGCAAGCGATTTTTTGAAGTAA
- a CDS encoding BamA/OMP85 family outer membrane protein has product MRLLLVIKKENEDLEKQVNKLNKFLVLNNSIKAVLTFLFLASFSQVKAQKRVDFDKGEKYIIAKVALTNKISFNDQTVVTFSGLEKGQTITVPGEEISSAIKKLGKLGLFDEISFYINKIEGDSIYLDLDIKELPKLSEVKFVGVKKNKVDQLIKDNGLTQSKVVNENLITTTKNYLENKYKKDGYFNTKVNIKTIPDTTAVNQVKMLVNIDKGEKVKIHEIDFVGNEKLSDKTLRKAMKNTKQKNPIRILKASKFIKSKYKEDLEKVIASYKEKGYRDARIVSDSVSFNKEKNALAIKIKIEEGNKYYFGNIKFLGNTVYPDQFLSRIIGVKKGETYNGVLLEKRIADKSKPDGEDITNLYQNNGYLFSNINAVEVKTVNDSIDFEIRVTEGPLAYFNKITVVGNDKTNDRVIYRELRTKPGEKYSKELLVRTIREIGQLGFFDPEAIDPKFKNVDASAGTVDIEYNLVEKGSSQIELQGGYGGGGFIGTLGLSFNNFSARNIGNKEAYKPLPMGDGQKVSLRLQASTYFQTYSLSFSEPWFGQKKPVQFSTSLSYSKQFLTNFTSSSGVDKSKSFNILTLSVGLAKRLTVPDDFFVLSQSLSYQHYDLNNYNTGLFTFGNGQSRNLAYTIGLTRNNKGVNPIFPTYGSEVSISAKFTFPYSLVNGINYAGLGDLEAYKLKSTTAVTDASGNVTPAGTYYDASGNVVSTYQEAGADASKVDQQKYNWLEYYKVKFKADWYTKIYGKLVLRTLTEFGFLGAYNQDRGVIPFERFYVGGDGMANYSMDGRETIQLRGYTNNSLTPIITDLTSSRYGQQIGGTVYNKFSMEMRYPITLKSSASIYALGFLEAGNAFADFKTYNPFDLKRSAGVGLRVFMPAFGLLGIDFGHGFDAATGQTTKSGWQTHFIIGQQF; this is encoded by the coding sequence ATGAGGCTATTATTAGTTATCAAAAAAGAGAACGAAGATTTGGAAAAACAAGTGAACAAATTAAATAAATTTTTAGTGTTGAACAACAGTATAAAAGCAGTATTAACCTTTTTATTTTTGGCAAGTTTTTCGCAAGTCAAAGCACAAAAGAGAGTTGATTTTGACAAGGGTGAAAAATACATCATCGCCAAAGTGGCTCTTACAAACAAAATAAGTTTTAACGACCAAACAGTAGTTACTTTTTCTGGATTAGAAAAAGGACAAACAATTACTGTACCAGGAGAAGAAATTAGTAGCGCCATCAAAAAACTAGGTAAACTAGGTCTTTTTGATGAAATTTCGTTTTACATTAATAAAATCGAAGGAGATAGTATTTATTTAGACCTAGATATCAAAGAGTTACCAAAACTGAGTGAGGTAAAATTTGTAGGGGTTAAAAAGAATAAAGTTGACCAATTAATCAAAGATAATGGTCTAACGCAAAGCAAAGTAGTAAATGAGAACTTAATTACTACCACTAAAAACTACTTAGAAAACAAATACAAAAAAGATGGTTATTTTAATACTAAAGTAAACATCAAAACAATTCCGGATACTACTGCAGTCAATCAAGTGAAGATGCTTGTGAATATTGACAAGGGTGAGAAAGTAAAAATCCATGAAATTGATTTTGTTGGTAACGAAAAACTGTCTGATAAAACATTGCGTAAGGCAATGAAAAACACCAAACAGAAAAACCCAATTCGAATTCTAAAAGCTTCGAAATTTATAAAATCGAAGTACAAAGAGGATTTAGAAAAAGTGATTGCTTCGTATAAAGAAAAAGGATATCGTGATGCCAGAATTGTATCTGATTCTGTTTCATTTAACAAAGAAAAGAACGCACTTGCAATAAAAATCAAAATCGAAGAAGGTAATAAATACTATTTTGGAAATATCAAATTCCTAGGAAACACAGTTTATCCTGACCAATTTTTGAGTCGTATAATAGGTGTTAAAAAAGGAGAAACCTATAACGGTGTTTTATTAGAAAAAAGAATTGCAGATAAATCTAAACCTGACGGTGAAGACATTACGAACTTGTACCAAAATAATGGTTATTTATTTTCGAACATCAATGCCGTTGAGGTAAAAACTGTTAATGACAGTATTGATTTTGAGATTAGAGTTACCGAAGGTCCATTGGCTTATTTCAACAAAATTACAGTGGTTGGAAATGACAAGACAAATGACCGCGTTATTTACAGAGAATTACGTACCAAACCAGGTGAAAAATACAGTAAAGAATTATTGGTAAGAACCATTCGTGAGATTGGTCAATTAGGATTTTTTGATCCTGAGGCTATCGATCCAAAATTTAAAAATGTAGATGCAAGTGCAGGTACAGTTGATATTGAATACAACTTAGTCGAAAAAGGATCTAGCCAAATCGAACTACAAGGTGGTTATGGTGGTGGTGGATTCATTGGAACACTCGGACTGTCGTTCAACAACTTCTCGGCAAGAAATATCGGGAACAAAGAAGCTTATAAACCATTACCAATGGGAGACGGTCAAAAAGTATCGTTGCGTTTGCAAGCAAGTACCTATTTCCAAACGTACAGTTTATCATTTTCTGAGCCTTGGTTCGGACAAAAGAAGCCCGTACAATTTAGCACTTCACTTTCATATAGTAAACAATTTTTAACCAATTTCACCTCTTCATCAGGAGTTGATAAAAGCAAGAGTTTTAACATCTTGACATTGTCTGTTGGTTTAGCAAAAAGATTAACTGTGCCGGATGATTTCTTTGTATTATCGCAAAGTTTGAGTTACCAACATTATGATTTGAACAATTACAACACAGGTTTATTTACCTTTGGTAACGGACAATCACGAAATCTAGCCTATACAATTGGTTTAACAAGAAATAACAAAGGGGTCAACCCTATTTTCCCGACCTACGGATCTGAAGTAAGTATTTCTGCTAAATTTACTTTCCCATACTCGTTGGTAAACGGAATCAATTATGCTGGTTTAGGAGACCTTGAAGCGTACAAATTAAAAAGCACAACTGCAGTTACAGATGCAAGTGGAAATGTTACGCCTGCAGGAACCTATTATGATGCTAGTGGTAATGTAGTATCTACCTACCAAGAAGCAGGAGCTGATGCTTCAAAAGTAGACCAACAAAAATACAACTGGTTAGAGTATTACAAAGTGAAATTCAAAGCAGATTGGTATACTAAAATCTATGGTAAATTAGTTTTAAGAACCTTAACTGAGTTTGGTTTCTTAGGTGCTTATAACCAAGATAGAGGTGTGATTCCTTTTGAGCGTTTCTATGTAGGGGGAGATGGAATGGCTAATTACTCAATGGATGGTAGAGAAACAATCCAATTAAGAGGATATACCAACAACTCGTTGACGCCAATTATTACTGATTTAACTAGTAGTAGATATGGTCAACAAATTGGAGGAACAGTATATAATAAATTCTCTATGGAGATGCGTTACCCAATTACCTTAAAATCTTCAGCATCTATCTATGCATTAGGATTTTTGGAAGCTGGAAATGCATTTGCAGATTTCAAGACTTATAATCCTTTTGATTTAAAAAGATCCGCTGGTGTTGGACTACGTGTATTTATGCCTGCCTTTGGACTACTTGGAATTGATTTTGGACATGGATTTGATGCCGCTACCGGACAAACGACTAAAAGCGGATGGCAAACCCACTTTATTATTGGGCAACAATTTTAA
- a CDS encoding DUF6089 family protein yields the protein MTQKISLFIYFLLSTSLYSQIHEVGVFLGGSNFIGDIGPTNYINPNEPALGILYKWNKSPRHAYRISYTQTKLASNDLNSNEGSRNLRGYNFENNIKELSLGLEFNFFDFNLHELGNKTTPYIYSGMTYTRYSSLHFNSGEQVDDSRKGTVGIPIILGIKTRLGRMFVLGLEAGARYTFADDIDGSRPANENLSQLSFGNINNNDWYVFSGVTLTYTFGEKPCYCTD from the coding sequence ATGACACAAAAAATCAGCTTATTTATTTACTTTTTACTAAGTACATCACTTTATTCTCAAATTCATGAGGTAGGTGTTTTTTTGGGAGGAAGTAATTTCATTGGAGATATTGGTCCAACAAACTACATCAATCCAAATGAGCCCGCATTAGGAATTTTATACAAATGGAACAAAAGTCCTAGGCATGCGTATCGTATATCGTACACGCAAACAAAGCTAGCTTCAAACGATTTAAATTCGAATGAAGGCAGCCGTAACCTAAGAGGGTACAATTTTGAAAATAACATAAAAGAACTATCTTTAGGCCTTGAATTCAATTTTTTTGACTTCAATTTACATGAATTAGGAAACAAAACAACACCCTATATATATAGTGGTATGACCTATACGAGATATAGTAGTTTGCACTTCAACTCAGGTGAGCAAGTTGATGATTCTAGAAAAGGTACAGTAGGAATACCTATTATATTAGGAATAAAAACAAGATTAGGTCGTATGTTTGTGCTAGGATTAGAGGCAGGAGCACGATATACATTTGCAGACGACATAGACGGTAGCAGACCTGCGAACGAAAATCTAAGCCAATTGAGCTTTGGAAACATTAATAACAATGATTGGTATGTTTTTTCGGGGGTTACATTAACGTATACCTTTGGTGAAAAACCTTGCTATTGTACAGATTAA
- a CDS encoding CBS domain-containing protein has protein sequence MNITDYITNDYKPLDCQETIETVKDFFAELHFSHFPVVEEGMYIGSIASDDIETFDDDKKIIDYKYTLETFFGRSNAIWLEILEVFAKNHSNLIPVLDGENRYVGYYEIEEIMTFFHQTPFLKEPGRIIKIKKGVLDYSMSQITQIVESNNGKLLGLFISESDVDSIEVTLKISLGAINEIVQTFRRYNYEITSEHVEDNYINNLKERSDYLDKYLNI, from the coding sequence ATGAATATTACAGACTACATAACAAACGACTACAAACCCCTTGACTGCCAAGAAACTATTGAGACAGTGAAGGACTTTTTTGCGGAATTACATTTTTCGCATTTTCCCGTTGTTGAGGAAGGCATGTACATTGGAAGCATTGCCTCTGACGACATTGAAACCTTTGATGACGACAAAAAAATCATCGATTACAAATATACGCTCGAAACTTTTTTTGGTAGATCGAATGCGATTTGGCTCGAAATATTAGAGGTGTTTGCAAAAAATCATAGCAATTTGATTCCTGTACTTGACGGTGAAAATCGTTATGTTGGGTATTATGAAATTGAAGAGATAATGACCTTTTTTCACCAAACTCCGTTTTTAAAGGAACCTGGACGCATTATCAAAATTAAAAAAGGGGTTCTAGATTACTCCATGAGCCAAATAACACAGATAGTAGAAAGCAATAATGGAAAATTATTGGGTCTATTCATATCCGAATCTGATGTGGATTCTATTGAGGTAACTTTAAAAATAAGCCTTGGAGCTATAAATGAAATTGTTCAAACCTTTAGAAGATACAATTATGAAATCACCTCTGAACATGTTGAAGATAATTACATCAACAATCTAAAAGAACGATCCGATTATTTGGACAAATACTTGAACATATAA
- a CDS encoding pyridoxine 5'-phosphate synthase, with amino-acid sequence MTKLSVNINKIATLRNARGGNVPDLLKVAADIQKFGGHGITIHPRPDERHIRYQDARDLKSVVYTEFNIEGNPQHNFIDLVLECKPEQVTLVPDAIGAITSSAGWDTVQNQAYLTEMIQEFQRNNIRTSIFVDPQLDMIEGAKKTGTDRIELYTEAFAHQYSLGNHSGIDPYIKASELAIELGLGINAGHDLSLDNIQFFKQNIPGLLEVSIGHALIAESLYLGLENVVNMYLQKLK; translated from the coding sequence ATGACAAAGTTAAGTGTAAATATTAATAAAATAGCAACTTTGCGCAACGCCCGTGGCGGAAATGTGCCTGATTTACTAAAAGTAGCTGCCGATATTCAAAAATTTGGTGGGCATGGAATCACCATTCACCCACGCCCAGACGAGCGTCACATACGCTACCAAGATGCTCGAGATTTAAAATCAGTAGTCTATACCGAATTTAATATCGAAGGAAATCCACAACATAATTTCATCGATTTGGTTTTAGAATGCAAACCAGAGCAAGTAACCTTAGTGCCTGACGCTATTGGTGCCATTACTTCATCTGCAGGTTGGGATACGGTTCAAAATCAAGCCTATTTGACCGAGATGATCCAGGAGTTTCAACGCAACAATATCCGTACGTCTATATTTGTAGACCCACAATTGGATATGATTGAGGGAGCAAAAAAAACAGGTACAGATCGTATTGAATTGTATACCGAAGCTTTTGCGCACCAATATAGTCTGGGTAACCATAGCGGAATTGATCCTTACATCAAAGCATCTGAATTGGCCATCGAACTTGGGTTAGGAATCAATGCAGGGCACGATTTGAGTTTAGATAATATTCAGTTTTTTAAGCAAAATATTCCAGGACTCTTAGAAGTATCCATTGGTCACGCACTTATTGCCGAGTCCTTATATTTAGGTCTCGAAAATGTTGTGAACATGTATTTGCAAAAATTAAAATAA
- a CDS encoding NAD kinase produces the protein MKIAIYGQYYQDSTEPIIREILDFYSKKKVVLVMEKKYQEMLLEQKIIDKEYPTFSTHDEINSSYFMLVSIGGDGTILRAATYVRDSGVPILGINAGRLGFLATVQKENISEFLQLVLDKKHTLSKRTLLSLTCSPSNESLEDINFAMNEVSVSRKDTTSMITIDTYLNGEYLNSYWADGLIISTPTGSTGYSLSCGGPILTPETTSLVITPISPHNLNARPLVIPDDTEIRLKVSGREENYLVSLDSRITSVGNESILKIKKTPFKINMIEIPDETFLKTLRSKLLWGEDKRN, from the coding sequence ATGAAAATAGCCATTTACGGTCAATATTACCAAGACAGCACAGAGCCCATAATTAGGGAAATACTGGATTTTTATTCGAAAAAGAAAGTAGTATTGGTAATGGAAAAGAAATACCAAGAGATGCTATTGGAACAAAAAATTATCGATAAAGAATATCCAACCTTCTCTACTCACGACGAAATTAACTCCAGTTACTTCATGCTTGTGAGCATAGGTGGCGACGGTACTATCTTGAGGGCTGCAACGTATGTGCGTGATTCTGGTGTACCTATATTAGGAATTAATGCTGGAAGACTAGGTTTCTTAGCCACTGTGCAAAAAGAAAACATAAGCGAATTTTTGCAACTTGTATTGGACAAAAAACATACATTATCAAAGAGGACACTACTAAGTTTGACCTGCTCTCCGTCTAATGAAAGTTTAGAAGACATCAATTTTGCTATGAATGAGGTTTCAGTAAGTCGAAAAGACACCACGTCGATGATTACTATAGACACTTATTTGAATGGTGAATATTTAAATAGTTATTGGGCTGATGGATTAATAATCTCTACCCCTACTGGATCCACAGGATACTCTTTGAGTTGTGGAGGACCGATTTTGACGCCAGAAACCACTAGTTTGGTCATAACGCCAATATCTCCGCACAATCTTAATGCTAGACCATTAGTAATTCCTGATGACACCGAAATCAGGTTGAAAGTATCAGGAAGAGAAGAAAATTACTTGGTTTCACTTGATTCACGCATTACCTCTGTCGGTAACGAATCAATATTAAAAATCAAGAAAACTCCTTTTAAAATTAATATGATTGAGATTCCGGATGAAACTTTTTTGAAAACCTTACGTTCCAAGTTACTTTGGGGAGAAGATAAACGCAACTAA
- a CDS encoding DUF4249 domain-containing protein produces MKYFIIVIISVLFIKCDQADFDKSSQLESKIVVEGWIESGDYAQVILSTSIPIAAAVDSTTILNHVVRSAKITVSDGQNEEVLRLKRNNDRIPPFIYYGSELLGKSGNEYSLKIEYLDRIIQAKTTIPNTVPLKTATYIKESMQDTTGYVFITFEDPILEKNYYQVTTRIEKEEPIFVPAFYGNLNDDSFNSSLVSMQINRGILIFPKTKFRPYFTDGDLIYVKLKTLNKEAFDFWNSWQNEIVNGRNPIYPSNSSLKSNIKGGLGLWTGYGQSTIIVRTPLKK; encoded by the coding sequence ATGAAATACTTTATTATAGTAATTATAAGTGTATTGTTTATTAAATGTGATCAAGCCGATTTTGATAAAAGTTCACAATTAGAATCAAAAATTGTGGTCGAAGGCTGGATTGAGTCGGGTGATTATGCGCAAGTCATTTTATCAACAAGTATTCCAATTGCTGCTGCGGTAGATTCTACAACGATATTAAACCATGTCGTTAGATCAGCAAAAATTACTGTTTCTGATGGTCAAAATGAAGAGGTTTTAAGGTTGAAAAGGAATAATGATCGAATCCCACCCTTTATTTATTATGGCAGTGAATTACTTGGTAAATCTGGCAATGAGTATTCTTTAAAAATTGAATATCTAGATCGCATAATTCAGGCCAAAACCACAATTCCTAATACTGTTCCTTTGAAAACCGCGACTTATATAAAGGAGAGTATGCAAGATACTACTGGCTATGTTTTTATAACATTTGAAGATCCTATTCTCGAAAAGAACTATTATCAAGTCACTACAAGAATCGAAAAAGAGGAGCCTATTTTTGTGCCTGCTTTTTATGGAAACTTAAATGATGATAGTTTTAATTCGAGTTTGGTCTCGATGCAGATCAATAGAGGTATATTAATTTTTCCTAAAACTAAATTCAGACCTTATTTTACTGATGGAGATCTGATTTATGTGAAATTAAAAACTTTAAATAAAGAAGCTTTTGATTTTTGGAATAGTTGGCAAAACGAAATTGTAAATGGTAGGAATCCTATATATCCTTCAAATTCAAGTTTAAAATCAAATATTAAAGGAGGTTTAGGATTATGGACAGGTTATGGACAGAGTACAATTATTGTGCGTACACCATTAAAAAAATAA
- a CDS encoding phage holin family protein has protein sequence MKLLYRMVITAILVVILSHVLKGIHVVGYATPFIVAFVLSLLNTFIKPLIQLFTLPITIFTLGLFLLVINAIMILLCSAIVGGFVVDGFLPALLFSVVLSLSQSIMFAVLGKN, from the coding sequence ATGAAATTATTATACAGAATGGTTATCACGGCTATATTGGTTGTGATTTTGTCACATGTTTTAAAAGGGATTCACGTTGTAGGCTATGCAACTCCCTTTATTGTTGCCTTTGTTTTGAGTTTGCTAAACACATTTATCAAACCACTTATTCAACTTTTTACCTTGCCAATTACCATCTTTACGTTGGGGTTGTTTTTACTGGTGATCAATGCCATCATGATTTTATTATGCTCAGCCATAGTTGGCGGTTTTGTTGTTGATGGATTCTTACCTGCTTTATTGTTTAGTGTTGTATTGTCACTATCTCAGTCTATTATGTTTGCTGTGTTAGGTAAGAACTAA
- a CDS encoding TonB-dependent receptor, whose product MKAFILSTLLLLFCLKSRGQSEISLTGIVKDKKEHPISGAKLVFVSGNKSYGIVTDKVGEYKIKLSAGIYDIDISCIGFDRQNLKCSFQVDSELGFTLEKESSSLKEVVIFSNAKKMLSISSGNSLIFAPEKLSSVPSLMGVPDIIKLLQLTPGVQNSGDANGYLYVRGSDPGHNLMLYATTPVYGMSHLLGVFPFYNPDHVQEVQFDKSNSNARNGGRLSATVAVSPTDKLPTNFSIKGNIGVLASQATVAIPITNKMGLYLSGRKTYIDEIIAPLFDSSKQNKNSDTKDLKYSFGDGNLTFITAPSNKHLFTVNAFVSGDILRIADSNLSLNANLKWSNRTISSAWKYKLSEKTVMTNSVYFTWYENNLRMEQASVQLNIGSYVKDFGLSNAVNYTISNIPFESGLQFSNYELQPQRIDVKNLSASMIDQQPKIYKANNIAIYTAAKPRLSDKLVAEIGLRINYYSSDYGKTAILRAEPRLLLEFNPLQNSSFFASYTHQNQYLNLITTSSVGIPTDFWVATSDGIPAQSSNEFSLGYNLNLKRQFDFSTNIFYRTMNNLIEYPYGVTQFNEITTFKNDVLVGRGESYGLEWMLKKNSGKFKGWLSYTLSWANRQFDQINDGERYFAKYDRRHNLAIVGTYDLNSKWNFGITQIYSSGNRFTTPTSWYFINNNPVKEYGKYNNSQMPNYIRTDLSVNYFLIKTKVNESSLNFSVFNTFNIENPIYTVLNVAIDKDKQNIEVNPERKTLYSILPSISWRFKF is encoded by the coding sequence TTGAAAGCATTTATACTCTCTACTTTATTACTGTTGTTTTGCCTAAAGTCCCGAGGTCAATCTGAAATTTCATTAACAGGTATCGTTAAGGATAAAAAAGAACATCCGATTTCAGGTGCTAAATTAGTATTTGTGTCGGGTAATAAGAGCTATGGTATTGTAACTGATAAGGTGGGCGAATACAAAATTAAATTGTCTGCAGGTATTTATGATATTGATATTAGTTGTATTGGTTTTGATAGGCAGAATTTGAAGTGCAGTTTCCAAGTCGATAGCGAATTAGGTTTTACCTTAGAAAAAGAAAGTAGTTCGTTAAAAGAGGTTGTGATTTTCTCAAATGCAAAAAAAATGCTCTCTATTTCTTCAGGAAATAGTTTAATATTTGCCCCTGAGAAATTATCGTCGGTCCCATCATTGATGGGTGTGCCGGATATTATTAAATTATTACAACTGACACCTGGAGTTCAAAATTCAGGAGATGCAAATGGCTATTTGTATGTAAGAGGAAGTGATCCTGGGCATAATTTAATGCTTTATGCAACGACACCCGTATATGGGATGTCTCATTTATTAGGTGTTTTTCCCTTTTATAATCCAGACCATGTGCAAGAAGTACAATTTGACAAATCCAATTCAAATGCGAGGAACGGAGGGAGATTAAGTGCTACTGTTGCAGTTTCTCCTACAGATAAATTACCAACGAATTTTTCAATTAAAGGTAATATAGGGGTTTTGGCTTCTCAGGCTACTGTAGCAATCCCTATAACTAACAAAATGGGCTTGTATCTTTCAGGAAGGAAAACATATATTGACGAGATCATTGCTCCGCTATTTGATTCTTCAAAACAAAATAAAAACAGTGATACTAAAGATTTGAAGTATAGTTTTGGAGATGGTAATTTAACCTTTATTACTGCACCATCAAATAAGCATCTATTTACTGTTAATGCTTTTGTAAGCGGAGATATTTTACGAATTGCAGATTCAAATTTATCATTAAATGCAAATTTAAAATGGAGTAATAGAACTATATCGTCCGCATGGAAGTACAAATTATCCGAAAAAACAGTAATGACTAATTCTGTTTACTTTACGTGGTATGAAAATAATTTAAGGATGGAGCAAGCTAGTGTACAGCTTAATATTGGTTCCTATGTTAAAGATTTTGGATTATCTAATGCTGTAAATTATACTATTAGTAATATTCCTTTTGAATCAGGTTTACAGTTTAGTAATTACGAATTGCAACCTCAAAGAATTGATGTAAAAAATTTAAGTGCTAGTATGATTGACCAGCAACCTAAAATATATAAAGCAAATAATATAGCAATCTACACCGCTGCAAAGCCGAGGTTGTCAGATAAGTTGGTTGCTGAAATTGGTTTGCGAATTAATTATTATAGTTCTGATTATGGAAAAACAGCTATTTTACGAGCAGAACCTCGATTGCTTCTAGAATTTAATCCCCTGCAAAACAGCTCGTTTTTTGCGTCTTATACGCATCAAAATCAATATTTAAATCTCATTACAACATCTAGTGTTGGTATTCCAACTGATTTCTGGGTTGCTACTTCGGATGGTATTCCTGCTCAGTCTTCCAATGAATTTTCTTTGGGTTACAATCTAAATTTGAAGAGACAATTCGATTTTTCTACAAATATCTTTTATCGGACTATGAATAATTTAATTGAATACCCTTATGGCGTGACTCAGTTTAATGAAATTACAACTTTTAAAAATGATGTTTTGGTAGGGCGAGGGGAATCTTATGGTTTAGAGTGGATGCTGAAAAAAAATAGCGGTAAATTTAAAGGATGGCTGAGTTATACTTTGAGTTGGGCTAATCGGCAATTTGATCAAATTAACGATGGGGAACGTTATTTTGCAAAGTATGATCGCAGACATAACCTTGCTATTGTTGGGACTTATGATTTGAATTCCAAATGGAATTTTGGAATTACGCAAATCTATAGTTCTGGTAATCGTTTCACGACTCCTACATCTTGGTATTTTATAAATAATAATCCTGTAAAAGAGTATGGTAAGTATAATAATTCTCAAATGCCAAATTATATTAGAACAGATTTATCGGTTAATTATTTTCTTATAAAAACTAAAGTCAACGAAAGTTCACTTAATTTTTCTGTTTTTAATACCTTTAATATAGAAAATCCAATCTACACTGTTTTGAATGTTGCCATTGATAAAGATAAACAAAATATAGAGGTTAATCCCGAAAGAAAAACACTTTACTCCATTCTTCCTTCTATAAGTTGGAGATTTAAATTTTGA